In Felis catus isolate Fca126 chromosome C2, F.catus_Fca126_mat1.0, whole genome shotgun sequence, a single window of DNA contains:
- the LOC111556367 gene encoding casein kinase II subunit alpha'-interacting protein, which yields MEPLAYYDQQFVPLEHSYQPATTNSLTHQYTGEKLNQPNKLPVVRVQSHSNHLAAPPVNSKKLVQSCSVLPSAKSQDTISQGFYNKAPKAPLSQSKRQDTPTLDPHQRTSLRPNQRALSSPLIHHKSQVTPSLDLNKTSSSLESSQTNLSSRLPLPKPQTTSSRDFCWTSPSQKSNQRVSSSSLFPPKHQETPSLDVLWKSSSLGPNQRVLGAALPQSKPQKTSSLDGLWTSLLERNQRSLSSPSLNSTSQIHDLLQSSCSLESNQMALSSPLSDSKPQTTAALSSNSIVLSLPLSHSKPRKSPSAHSVHQTKSLPFFPPKSQTVLTLNRDFRTLNSPVCHSKFQNTSSPNDKYRATDLSSPQYKPNVSGQSLSSSKHFIRSIAASTLGSRFQNKGSFDLCAKTASNKEISWNLDYIHPCIVKGGSVPDDVVNKIVNSLSKTRIQRDLCRQILFRRMRGRPNPHPGPRLSSNYIVCLACASCIKSQCNHLTGRKDPHGATLFVIPTPELSSERGIEVKLVFLLSIPKTSPSSGLPSSVKENQPDEIPEDNFEGMEKIQILSTSEPGITQELNRRNKGLTAASEDRVVSQQPQAIDWLLYVKKSNNFEPQSLPTSSSSSTSSSSSSSSFSSSSSSTVPSLPPPSKESTTSTLSGCVFTKVLSYHRLPPGVSWLEFICSKNHQPLTGKPQQNQSPSPRTRPMRNSTTVKGPKGPKMLFKFFQTKFQNERNID from the coding sequence ATGGAGCCATTGGCATATTATGATCAACAATTTGTGCCATTAGAACACTCTTACCAACCGGCCACAACCAATTCATTGACACATCAATACACAGGTGAAAAACTAAATCAACCCAATAAGCTGCCTGTAGTCAGAGTGCAATCCCATAGTAATCACCTTGCAGCACCTCCAGTTAACTCTAAGAAGTTGGTGCAGAGCTGCTCAGTATTGCCCTCTGCCAAGTCTCAGGACACAATTTCACAGGGTTTCTATAACAAGGCTCCAAAAGCACCATTATCCCAATCCAAACGTCAGGACACACCTACACTAGACCCCCACCAGAGAACTTCACTGCGGCCTAATCAGAGAGCCTTGAGCTCACCTTTGATCCACCATAAATCCCAGGTGACACCTTCACTTGATCTTAATAAGACATCTTCATCACTGGAGTCCAGTCAAACAAACTTGAGCTCACGAttacccctccccaaacctcaGACTACATCTTCCCGAGACTTTTGCTGGACATCACCTTCACAGAAGTCTAATCAAAGAGTCTCAAGTTCATCATTATTTCCCCCCAAACATCAAGAAACACCTTCCCTAGATGTCCTCTGGAAATCATCTTCTTTGGGACCTAATCAAAGAGTGCTTGGCGCAGCATTACCACAGTCCAAGCCTCAGAAAACATCTTCATTGGATGGCCTTTGGACATCTTTATTAGAGCGCAATCAAAGATCTTTGAGCTCACCATCACTCAACTCTACATCTCAAATACATGACTTGCTTCAGTCATCATGTTCATTGGAATCCAATCAAATGGCTCTGAGCTCACCATTATCTGACTCCAAACCTCAGACAACAGCTGCATTGAGCTCTAATTCCATTGTTCTGAGCTTACCATTGTCCCATTCAAAACCAAGGAAATCACCTTCAGCACATTCTGTCCACCAGACTAAGAGTTTGCCATTTTTCCCACCTAAATCTCAGACAGTGCTTACACTTAATCGGGACTTCAGGACCCTCAACTCACCGGTTTGTCACTCCAAGTTTCAGAATACCTCTTCACCAAATGACAAATACAGGGCCACAGATTTATCTTCACCCCAGTATAAACCAAATGTCTCAGGTCAATCATTATCAAGCTCTAAACACTTTATCAGGAGCATAGCTGCTTCAACATTGGGCTCCAGATTCCAGAATAAAGGCAGCTTTGATCTTTGTGCAAAGACAGcatcaaataaagaaatatcatGGAATTTAGATTATATTCATCCCTGCATTGTTAAAGGTGGAAGTGTCCCTGATGATGTTGTAAATAAAATTGTCAATTCCCTCTCCAAGACCAGAATCCAGAGGGATCTCTGTAGGCAGATTCTCTTTCGAAGAATGAGGGGAAGGCCAAATCCTCATCCTGGTCCCCGACTTTCATCAAATTATATTGTATGTTTAGCTTGTGCTTCCTGCATAAAATCTCAATGTAACCATCTTACGGGAAGGAAAGATCCTCATGGCGCAACGCTATTTGTCATCCCAACACCTGAGCTCAGTTCTGAGAGGGGAATAGAAGTGAAATTAGTTTTTCTCCTCTCCATACCAAAGACTTCTCCCTCATCTGGTCTTCCATCCTCGGTGAAAGAAAATCAGCCTGATGAAATCCCTGAAGACAACtttgaaggaatggaaaagataCAAATTCTCTCTACATCTGAACCTGGTATCACCCAGGAGCTAAATAGGAGGAACAAAGGGCTGACAGCAGCCTCTGAAGACAGAGTTGTAAGCCAACAACCCCAGGCTATTGACTGGCTACTTTATGTGAAGAAAAGTAATAATTTTGAGCCGCAGTCCCTGCCTACATCCTCTTCATCCTctacatcctcctcctcctcttcatcatctttctcctcctcttcttcttcaacTGTGCCCTCTTTACCCCCTCCTTCCAAAGAGTCTACCACATCTACTCTCTCAGGTTGTGTGTTCACTAAGGTGCTTAGTTACCACCGATTGCCTCCAGGGGTCTCCTGGCTTGAGTTTATATGTAGTAAAAATCATCAGCCACTTACTGGGAAACCACAGCAAAACCAATCACCATCTCCCAGAACAAGGCCTATGAGGAATAGCACCACAGTAAAAGGGCCAAAGGGACCAAAGATGCTGTTCAAATTTTTTCAGACAAAGtttcaaaatgagagaaatattgattaa